Proteins found in one Podarcis muralis chromosome 5, rPodMur119.hap1.1, whole genome shotgun sequence genomic segment:
- the BCL10 gene encoding B-cell lymphoma/leukemia 10 isoform X1, which produces MADSGLPAAGRPLTDDEMAEVKKEVLERLRRYLCDKIIAERHFDYLRSKKILSREDTEEISCRSSSRKKAGKLLDYLAEHPKGLDALIESIRWEKTQTFLLEKITDAVLKAKNEKLESLKGLNCSNCMASGYDQSNNLSRSQSNESNLFEKQKDRETTYLHPEEFSTSAFVSAASLHSMNLPITEVGSTENSVFSATLPGPGDSGAPPLPPQLQNEQEETCTTSSDSPFLPLRSRSLLP; this is translated from the exons atggccgactctgggctccCGGCTGCCGGGCGGCCGCTTACCGACGACGAAATGGCGGAGGTGAAGAAGGAA GTTTTGGAACGATTGCGCCGCTATCTGTGTGACAAAATTATTGCAGAAAGACACTTTGATTATCTACGTTCAAAAAAAATACTCAGCAGAGAGGACACTGAAGAAATCTCTTGTCGATCTTCAAGTAGGAAGAAAGCTGGGAAGCTGCTGGATTACTTAGCAGAACATCCCAAAGGACTGGATGCACTAATAGAATCTATTAGATGGGAAAAAACACAGACCTTCCTGTTAGAAAAGATAACCGATGCTGTCTTGAAggcaaaaaatgaaaaactggaaAGCCTCAAAG GCTTGAACTGTAGCAACTGCATGGCTTCAGGGTATGACCAATCGAACAATCTCTCCAGATCACAGTCAAATGAATCTAATCTCTTTGAGAAACAAAAAGACAGAGAAACCACCTACCTTCATCCGGAAGAGTTTAGTACATCTGCTTTTGTATCCGCCGCTTCTCTTCATTCAATGAATTTGCCGATTACTGAGGTTGGAAGTACGGAAAACTCTGTTTTCTCAGCCACGCTTCCCGGCCCTGGAGATTCTGGAGCCCCACCTCTTCCGCCGCAATTGCAAAATGAACAAGAGGAAACATGTACGACTTCGAGTGACAGTCCTTTCCTGCCTTTAAGATCCCGCTCTCTTCTTCCGTAG
- the BCL10 gene encoding B-cell lymphoma/leukemia 10 isoform X2: MADSGLPAAGRPLTDDEMAEVLERLRRYLCDKIIAERHFDYLRSKKILSREDTEEISCRSSSRKKAGKLLDYLAEHPKGLDALIESIRWEKTQTFLLEKITDAVLKAKNEKLESLKGLNCSNCMASGYDQSNNLSRSQSNESNLFEKQKDRETTYLHPEEFSTSAFVSAASLHSMNLPITEVGSTENSVFSATLPGPGDSGAPPLPPQLQNEQEETCTTSSDSPFLPLRSRSLLP, from the exons atggccgactctgggctccCGGCTGCCGGGCGGCCGCTTACCGACGACGAAATGGCGGAG GTTTTGGAACGATTGCGCCGCTATCTGTGTGACAAAATTATTGCAGAAAGACACTTTGATTATCTACGTTCAAAAAAAATACTCAGCAGAGAGGACACTGAAGAAATCTCTTGTCGATCTTCAAGTAGGAAGAAAGCTGGGAAGCTGCTGGATTACTTAGCAGAACATCCCAAAGGACTGGATGCACTAATAGAATCTATTAGATGGGAAAAAACACAGACCTTCCTGTTAGAAAAGATAACCGATGCTGTCTTGAAggcaaaaaatgaaaaactggaaAGCCTCAAAG GCTTGAACTGTAGCAACTGCATGGCTTCAGGGTATGACCAATCGAACAATCTCTCCAGATCACAGTCAAATGAATCTAATCTCTTTGAGAAACAAAAAGACAGAGAAACCACCTACCTTCATCCGGAAGAGTTTAGTACATCTGCTTTTGTATCCGCCGCTTCTCTTCATTCAATGAATTTGCCGATTACTGAGGTTGGAAGTACGGAAAACTCTGTTTTCTCAGCCACGCTTCCCGGCCCTGGAGATTCTGGAGCCCCACCTCTTCCGCCGCAATTGCAAAATGAACAAGAGGAAACATGTACGACTTCGAGTGACAGTCCTTTCCTGCCTTTAAGATCCCGCTCTCTTCTTCCGTAG